In a genomic window of bacterium:
- the polA gene encoding DNA polymerase I: protein MHTKIFLVDGSSYLYRAFYAIAALSNSKGLPTNAIYGFTSMLLKLLKDESPEYLAICFDLPEPTFRHQEFVQYKATRKPTPDDLVIQIPWVKKIVRAMGITILELPGFEADDIMGTLAKRAEQEGYDVVLVTGDKDMLQLVNKHIRVLRIHRGEQYVYDETKIIEKYGVPPSKFPDFVGLMGDSSDNIPGVPGIGEKIAARLINEYGDLDGVLNHINAIKGDKLQEQLKTNIEQARLSKKLATIDTSVPLEVKVDDLKISSPNYEELTAIFRELEFNRLLAELPQGQTSKSAENVVYQTIESASGISKLKKELDKHQKIYVAISQRNKQMTAVALSLTERKNYVILWNDETKDGIREILQSKRLQKIGFDLKQQTILAKKNGIELTNAAFDIFLAGYLLTSQPPQSLTLRQLAMTYLKKSLSAVTPSDDLLTSEPSAMTQLIEEANVIRELATIMEQKLVENDLTQLFYDIEMPLIPVLAEMELAGIKIDKSYFSQLSEQFEKELKKQANKIFELAGEEFNINSPKQLQAILFEKLKLPVKKKTKTGYSTDVDVLEELATLHPLPAKILEYRTLTKMKSTYVDAVLSLVDPETMLLHTSFNQAGTATGRFSSSEPNLQNLPAQGDWADKIRAGYIPRVHTNVFLSADYSQIELRILAHLSQDEKLLDIFKNNEDIHTQTAIEIFNVLPELVTGEMRRAAKVVNFGIIYGLSPFGLSQSLKISQEEAKAYIARYFARYPRVKEYITQTISFAREKGYVTTLYNRRRYLPDINSPNRDLREFSERAAINSPIQGTAADLLKRAMLNVYRRMKKEKLTSLILLTIHDELVFEVPKSELNVMQAVVKQEMESVARFTVPLVVNIKVGKNLAEC from the coding sequence ATGCATACGAAAATATTTCTGGTTGATGGCAGTTCTTACCTTTACCGAGCATTTTATGCGATAGCTGCATTGTCAAATTCTAAAGGGCTACCGACTAATGCGATTTATGGATTTACGTCAATGCTCTTGAAACTGTTAAAAGATGAATCGCCAGAATATCTCGCAATCTGTTTTGATTTACCGGAACCGACATTTCGGCATCAAGAATTCGTTCAATATAAAGCTACCCGCAAACCGACCCCAGACGATTTAGTTATCCAGATTCCGTGGGTAAAAAAAATTGTTCGCGCCATGGGAATAACTATCCTAGAGTTACCCGGGTTTGAAGCGGATGACATTATGGGCACGTTAGCGAAACGAGCTGAACAAGAAGGATACGATGTAGTATTAGTGACCGGAGATAAGGATATGTTGCAGTTAGTCAACAAGCACATTCGTGTATTACGGATTCATCGTGGTGAACAGTATGTTTATGACGAAACGAAAATTATCGAGAAGTATGGTGTCCCGCCGAGTAAATTTCCGGATTTTGTTGGATTGATGGGTGATAGTTCAGATAATATACCCGGAGTGCCAGGAATTGGTGAAAAGATCGCCGCTCGGTTAATTAATGAATATGGCGATTTAGACGGTGTATTAAATCATATAAACGCAATTAAAGGAGATAAATTACAGGAGCAATTAAAAACCAATATTGAACAAGCGCGGTTATCGAAGAAGCTCGCAACCATAGACACCTCTGTACCGTTAGAGGTTAAGGTGGATGATTTGAAAATCAGTTCGCCAAACTATGAAGAATTAACCGCAATATTTCGGGAGTTAGAGTTTAACCGTTTACTAGCTGAACTACCTCAAGGGCAGACTTCTAAATCCGCAGAGAACGTTGTTTATCAAACCATAGAATCTGCATCTGGTATATCCAAGTTGAAAAAAGAACTTGATAAACATCAAAAAATATATGTGGCAATATCGCAGCGAAATAAGCAAATGACAGCGGTCGCCTTATCCTTAACGGAAAGAAAAAATTATGTTATTTTGTGGAACGATGAAACGAAAGACGGTATTCGCGAAATATTGCAGTCAAAACGACTGCAGAAAATCGGATTTGATTTAAAACAACAAACGATTCTTGCGAAAAAGAATGGTATCGAATTAACTAACGCTGCTTTTGATATTTTCTTAGCCGGATATTTATTAACTTCGCAACCGCCCCAATCGCTGACCTTACGACAATTAGCAATGACATATTTAAAGAAATCATTGTCAGCGGTAACACCATCAGATGACTTGCTTACGTCGGAACCTTCAGCTATGACGCAACTTATCGAAGAAGCGAATGTCATCCGTGAATTAGCAACGATTATGGAACAGAAGTTGGTCGAAAATGACCTTACCCAACTTTTTTATGACATCGAGATGCCGTTAATTCCGGTTTTAGCAGAAATGGAACTCGCGGGGATAAAGATAGATAAATCATATTTTAGTCAGTTATCTGAGCAGTTCGAAAAAGAATTGAAAAAACAAGCGAATAAGATATTCGAGCTTGCGGGAGAAGAGTTTAATATCAATTCACCGAAACAGTTGCAGGCGATATTATTCGAGAAACTCAAACTGCCGGTAAAAAAGAAAACGAAAACCGGTTACTCGACAGACGTAGATGTTTTAGAAGAACTAGCGACATTGCATCCGTTACCGGCGAAAATTCTGGAGTATCGAACGTTAACGAAAATGAAATCAACCTATGTCGATGCGGTATTATCGTTGGTTGACCCAGAAACGATGCTCTTACATACTTCATTTAATCAAGCGGGAACCGCTACCGGCAGGTTCAGTAGTAGTGAACCGAACCTGCAGAATTTGCCGGCGCAAGGGGATTGGGCGGATAAAATTCGAGCTGGTTATATTCCGCGAGTTCACACCAATGTTTTTTTAAGTGCAGATTATTCACAGATTGAACTAAGGATTCTAGCGCATTTATCGCAAGATGAGAAGTTATTGGATATTTTTAAGAATAACGAAGATATCCATACCCAGACCGCAATAGAAATATTCAATGTTCTACCAGAGTTGGTTACCGGAGAAATGCGTCGTGCAGCGAAAGTAGTCAATTTTGGGATCATTTATGGCTTATCTCCGTTCGGGCTATCGCAGAGTTTGAAAATCTCACAGGAAGAAGCGAAAGCGTATATTGCGCGCTATTTTGCGCGCTATCCTAGAGTGAAAGAGTATATTACGCAAACGATTAGTTTTGCTCGGGAAAAAGGGTATGTTACCACGCTCTATAATCGGCGACGATATCTGCCAGATATTAATAGTCCGAATCGTGACCTACGTGAGTTTTCCGAGCGTGCTGCAATTAATTCACCAATTCAAGGTACTGCTGCAGATTTATTAAAACGAGCGATGCTGAATGTTTATCGAAGAATGAAAAAGGAAAAGCTAACCAGTCTGATTTTATTAACTATTCACGACGAGTTGGTTTTCGAAGTACCTAAATCAGAACTGAACGTTATGCAGGCGGTGGTTAAGCAAGAAATGGAATCAGTAGCGCGGTTTACAGTTCCGCTGGTTGTCAATATTAAGGTAGGGAAAAATCTCGCTGAATGTTAA
- the rho gene encoding transcription termination factor Rho, whose protein sequence is MDIGSLQKKTIAELNRLAAELNIEGHSGMRKQELIFAILEKQAEKEGVMFGEGVLEILPDGFGFLRSVEYNYLPGPDDIYVSPSQIRRFDLRTGDTVSGQIRPPKENERYFALLKVEAINFCDPELAREKILFDNLTPIYPNKRIILETTSDNISGRLMDLFTPLGKGQRGLIVAAPRTGKTMLLQSIANSISRNHPEIYLIVLLIDERPEEVTDMERSVKGEVVSSTFDEPPERHLQVTDMVMEKAKRLVEYGKDVVILLDSLTRLARANNAVVPHSGKMMSGGIDATALSRPKRFFAAARNIEQGGSLTIVATCLIDTGSRMDEVIFEEFKATGNMEIHLDRRLVDRRIFPAIDIFSSGTRKEELLLSPKELGRIWLMRKALSESNLVELMDMLIEKLKKTKNNDEFLDSMNQ, encoded by the coding sequence ATGGATATTGGTTCATTACAGAAGAAAACAATTGCTGAATTAAACCGACTCGCTGCGGAACTGAATATCGAAGGACATAGCGGTATGCGGAAACAAGAGTTGATTTTTGCTATTCTCGAGAAACAGGCGGAAAAAGAAGGGGTTATGTTTGGCGAAGGGGTGTTAGAGATTCTTCCGGATGGATTTGGATTTTTACGTTCGGTAGAATATAATTATCTACCCGGACCGGACGATATCTATGTTTCACCATCACAGATCCGTCGGTTTGATTTACGCACTGGTGATACCGTTTCCGGACAAATTCGCCCGCCGAAAGAGAATGAGCGGTATTTTGCACTGCTCAAAGTTGAAGCGATAAATTTCTGCGACCCGGAACTAGCGCGGGAAAAAATCCTGTTCGATAACTTGACCCCTATCTATCCGAATAAGCGGATTATACTCGAAACTACTAGCGATAATATTTCCGGAAGGTTAATGGACTTATTTACCCCCTTGGGTAAAGGACAGCGGGGACTAATTGTTGCGGCGCCGAGAACCGGAAAAACTATGCTATTGCAGAGTATTGCCAATAGTATAAGTCGGAATCATCCGGAGATATATCTGATTGTGCTCTTAATTGATGAACGACCGGAAGAAGTGACCGATATGGAACGTTCGGTTAAAGGGGAAGTGGTGAGTTCAACGTTTGATGAACCGCCGGAACGACATCTGCAGGTAACAGATATGGTTATGGAGAAAGCGAAACGGCTGGTTGAATATGGGAAAGATGTGGTTATCTTGCTGGATAGTTTAACCCGATTAGCGCGCGCGAATAATGCAGTAGTTCCGCATAGCGGGAAGATGATGTCCGGTGGAATAGATGCAACGGCGTTATCGCGACCGAAACGATTTTTTGCTGCGGCACGGAATATCGAGCAGGGCGGTAGTTTAACCATCGTTGCCACCTGTTTAATTGATACTGGAAGCCGGATGGATGAGGTTATTTTTGAAGAATTTAAAGCGACCGGAAATATGGAAATTCATTTAGACCGACGGTTGGTTGATCGGCGGATTTTCCCAGCAATCGATATTTTCTCTTCCGGAACAAGAAAAGAAGAATTGCTCCTCTCCCCGAAAGAACTTGGTCGAATCTGGCTGATGCGAAAAGCTCTTTCCGAATCAAATCTGGTTGAATTGATGGATATGCTGATTGAAAAACTCAAGAAGACCAAAAACAATGATGAATTCCTTGATAGTATGAATCAGTAG
- the coaE gene encoding dephospho-CoA kinase (Dephospho-CoA kinase (CoaE) performs the final step in coenzyme A biosynthesis.): MVIGITGGIGSGQSTVAQIFQQLGVAIVSADKLAREIMEPGRVGYQAVVKVFGKEYLTSDNRIDRKKLGALVFGNKRKLQLLNRTVHPILIERIKQEIEKLKKTNNFIGLEAAILFEAKMDSLVDYIVVVYAPRTERLKRIKQRDNLTRREIELRFKSQMPLREKMKLADFIIDNSKSLQETKKQVYSLWRELTCNQ; this comes from the coding sequence ATGGTTATCGGAATAACAGGGGGTATTGGTTCAGGACAATCTACGGTTGCCCAGATATTTCAGCAACTTGGAGTAGCAATAGTCAGCGCAGATAAATTGGCGCGTGAAATAATGGAACCGGGTCGGGTAGGATATCAAGCGGTAGTGAAAGTTTTTGGTAAAGAATATTTAACATCGGATAATCGAATTGATCGCAAAAAGCTTGGAGCGTTAGTCTTCGGGAATAAACGAAAGTTGCAATTGCTGAATCGAACAGTTCATCCAATATTGATCGAACGAATTAAACAAGAAATTGAGAAGCTTAAAAAAACAAACAATTTTATTGGGCTCGAAGCCGCGATATTATTTGAAGCGAAAATGGACTCGCTGGTAGATTATATCGTTGTGGTGTATGCGCCGAGAACGGAACGATTGAAACGGATTAAACAACGGGATAACCTAACTCGACGCGAAATTGAATTGCGGTTCAAATCACAGATGCCATTGCGCGAAAAAATGAAATTAGCGGATTTTATTATTGATAATTCTAAAAGTCTGCAAGAGACGAAAAAACAAGTGTATTCTCTTTGGCGAGAATTAACTTGTAACCAGTAA